Proteins encoded by one window of Massilia sp. NR 4-1:
- a CDS encoding DUF4142 domain-containing protein — translation MTGHRQAHALVSKAQKQAKDADVKALAAQLQPTVEQHLNQVQQLNASLKSGTAAGSSGDAGRSGSSQPGERLPPGERDSSGNLDNPLHPASPTSSANPNNPAKPAPKPPPERY, via the coding sequence GTGACAGGCCATCGCCAGGCCCATGCGCTGGTCAGCAAAGCACAGAAGCAGGCCAAGGATGCCGACGTGAAAGCGCTGGCGGCCCAGTTGCAGCCCACCGTGGAGCAGCATCTGAACCAGGTGCAGCAGCTCAACGCCAGCCTGAAAAGCGGCACTGCGGCCGGCAGCAGCGGCGATGCAGGCCGCAGCGGCAGCAGCCAGCCCGGCGAGCGTCTGCCGCCGGGCGAGCGCGACAGCAGCGGCAATCTCGACAATCCCTTGCATCCGGCCAGCCCGACCAGCTCCGCCAATCCCAATAATCCGGCCAAACCGGCGCCAAAACCACCGCCGGAACGCTATTGA
- a CDS encoding DUF4142 domain-containing protein, giving the protein MDKARMWQRGLGASLLAALLAAGGASAQALNKGDERLLNDLAQANMAEVAAARIALQKSQNEQVRSFAQQMIDDHGKGLDAVRQVAQNKGLTLPAEPDSKQKAMAQQLQGLSGEQFDRQYLSRRA; this is encoded by the coding sequence ATGGACAAGGCAAGGATGTGGCAGCGCGGCCTCGGCGCCAGCCTGCTGGCGGCGCTATTGGCAGCCGGCGGCGCGTCGGCCCAGGCGCTGAACAAGGGCGACGAACGCCTGCTGAACGATCTGGCCCAGGCCAATATGGCCGAGGTGGCAGCGGCCCGGATCGCGTTGCAAAAATCGCAGAATGAACAAGTGCGCAGCTTCGCCCAACAGATGATCGACGATCACGGCAAGGGCCTGGACGCGGTCAGGCAGGTGGCGCAGAACAAGGGCCTGACCCTGCCCGCGGAACCGGACAGCAAGCAGAAAGCCATGGCGCAGCAGTTGCAGGGCCTGAGCGGCGAGCAATTCGACCGCCAGTACCTGAGCAGGCGGGCGTGA
- a CDS encoding helix-turn-helix domain-containing protein gives MKHTDFGQMPCPIARSLGKVGEWWSILILRDAFYGLTRFDEFEKSLKIAPNMLTRRLAGLVEGGLMEKRLYSNRPPRYEYILTKAGRDFKPVLLAFVAWGNEHLAPEGASLLVVSRETGKPADQVLVDANSGLAINDEDYMFAPGPAANEIMRMRLNEVSKRQPQTHS, from the coding sequence ATGAAACATACTGATTTTGGCCAGATGCCGTGCCCCATCGCCCGTAGCCTGGGTAAAGTGGGGGAGTGGTGGAGCATCCTGATTCTGCGTGACGCCTTCTATGGCTTGACGCGTTTCGACGAGTTCGAGAAGAGCCTGAAGATTGCGCCGAATATGCTGACGCGCCGTCTGGCGGGCCTGGTGGAAGGCGGCTTGATGGAAAAGCGCCTGTACAGCAACCGGCCGCCGCGTTACGAGTACATCCTGACCAAGGCCGGCCGCGATTTCAAACCGGTGCTGCTGGCTTTCGTGGCCTGGGGCAATGAGCATCTGGCGCCCGAAGGGGCCAGCCTGCTGGTGGTCAGCCGCGAAACCGGCAAGCCGGCCGACCAGGTGCTGGTGGACGCCAACAGCGGCCTGGCCATCAACGACGAGGACTATATGTTCGCGCCGGGCCCGGCCGCCAATGAAATCATGCGCATGCGCCTGAATGAAGTGAGCAAGCGTCAGCCGCAAACGCATAGCTGA
- a CDS encoding spore coat U domain-containing protein, with amino-acid sequence MRCGPGLALLLCGGLGLAGSARADSCSATLSDISFTSVSPVPGSDYFANGSGVVTCTWSLLSPTPPFLLLFPNVVVCVNAGLGSNSTGSNPRALGNGALRLNYNLYRDNSYAAASIWGSPALAGTPTPITVTGTAPLLTGGTIMRNFTVYGKIAAAALAGVATVSDSDTVYSSSFTSAASISYAFYNLVQPACTTGSSATFTFQVQATVVNNCLISAGNLAFGNRSLLSSAIRTTASLSVQCTNNNAYRIALNGGTVSGNVAARRMRKTATGETISYEISAVLDGAIWGDGLSGTSMVSGTGTGAAQPITLYGRVPAQTTPSPGDYSDTVTATIVF; translated from the coding sequence ATGCGCTGCGGCCCTGGCTTGGCGCTGTTGCTGTGCGGCGGGCTTGGGCTGGCCGGCAGCGCGCGCGCCGACAGCTGCAGCGCCACGCTGAGCGACATCAGCTTCACCTCGGTGAGTCCGGTGCCGGGTTCCGACTATTTCGCCAACGGCAGCGGCGTGGTGACGTGCACCTGGAGCCTGCTGTCGCCGACGCCGCCTTTCCTGCTGCTGTTTCCGAATGTGGTGGTGTGCGTCAACGCCGGCCTGGGCTCGAATTCCACCGGCAGCAATCCGCGCGCGCTGGGCAATGGCGCGCTGCGCCTGAACTACAACCTCTACCGCGACAACAGCTATGCCGCCGCCTCGATCTGGGGCTCGCCGGCGCTGGCGGGCACGCCGACGCCGATCACCGTCACCGGCACGGCGCCGCTGCTGACCGGCGGCACGATCATGCGCAATTTCACGGTGTACGGCAAGATCGCCGCGGCCGCGCTGGCGGGCGTGGCCACCGTCAGCGATTCCGATACCGTCTACAGTTCCAGCTTCACCAGCGCGGCCAGCATCAGCTATGCCTTCTACAACCTGGTGCAGCCGGCCTGCACCACGGGCAGCAGCGCCACCTTCACCTTCCAGGTCCAGGCCACGGTGGTCAACAACTGCCTGATTTCGGCGGGCAACCTGGCCTTCGGCAACCGCAGCCTGCTCAGCAGCGCCATCCGCACCACGGCCTCCTTGTCGGTGCAGTGTACCAATAACAACGCTTACCGCATCGCCCTGAATGGCGGCACGGTCAGCGGCAATGTGGCGGCGCGCCGCATGCGCAAGACGGCGACGGGCGAAACCATTTCCTATGAGATTTCCGCCGTGCTCGATGGCGCCATCTGGGGCGACGGCTTGAGCGGCACCAGCATGGTGAGCGGCACCGGCACGGGAGCGGCCCAGCCGATCACCCTGTATGGCCGGGTGCCGGCGCAGACCACGCCGTCGCCTGGCGATTACAGCGATACGGTGACGGCGACGATTGTGTTCTGA
- a CDS encoding fimbria/pilus outer membrane usher protein has translation MRAEHWAFRLLLAYSFGLCCCVPVPACAQAPPPPSAPEELYLEVSVNGEDSGLILRFRQGPSGLRSSVQNLRELGLDPVLFGVAGQDEFDLDRIPGLRYDYDTVRQRLNLQLADALRPPFALDARGRRPGAPASVTPGLLLNYDAYAQLGRERRLAIFNEWRYFSGAGAVSSSGLWNASGAERNYIRLDSYWLREDETSMRSLQVGDFVSGSLSWSRALRMGGVQWRRNFDLRPDLLTYPVASLGGSAVVPGVLQLYVNGVQQYSAEVPSGPFVVRQIAGLNGAGQATVVTRDAAGRAVSATLPLYVDTRMLGEGLSDYALELGALRRGYGSRSFGYALPAASASWRHGLSPSLTLEAHGEAGGHLVNGGGGLLWRLGQAGVLSAALAGSYHSRALPPPAAGGLGGTAGVPASGNGAGAVPVEEGAARRGGGQLALGYQYLGRRFSFDMLSVRASRGYADLGSAQGTPVLRGSDRMALNLALSSSQSLSLAYTGARHPVQPAARIAALSYSLSMGNGVYLGLSAFRDLRDRAVRGLFFNLSYSFDNRINAAASNGRQNGVHSKLLSLTRAPDFGGGFGWALQKGRIDQTAVDQAQVQYLGDAGQLSLLTQGRAGQRGTSLGASGALVAMDGTVVAARQVGSGFALVSTGVAGVPVVHENREIGHTGRSGYLLVPNLLPYALNRLAIDTGGLAADVRVRNARAEVAPRRLAGVLAAFPVERYRAATIVVQQADGTPMPVGTPVRHVQSGAEAVIGYDGMTFVDELGEENELVLGKPGAQCSVRFRYRPPAGSALPVLGPFPCLPAAGGR, from the coding sequence ATGAGGGCGGAGCACTGGGCGTTCCGGCTGCTGCTGGCGTACAGCTTCGGGCTGTGCTGCTGCGTGCCCGTTCCCGCTTGCGCGCAGGCGCCGCCGCCGCCGTCCGCGCCGGAAGAGCTGTACCTGGAGGTCAGCGTGAACGGTGAGGACAGCGGCTTGATCCTGCGTTTCCGCCAGGGGCCGTCCGGCCTGCGCAGCAGCGTGCAGAATCTGCGCGAGCTGGGCTTGGACCCGGTCCTGTTCGGCGTGGCCGGCCAGGACGAGTTCGATCTCGACCGCATCCCCGGCCTGCGCTACGACTACGATACGGTGCGCCAGCGTCTCAACCTGCAGTTGGCCGATGCGCTGCGCCCGCCGTTTGCGCTCGATGCGCGCGGCCGCCGTCCCGGCGCGCCGGCCAGCGTCACGCCCGGCCTGCTGCTCAATTACGACGCCTACGCCCAGCTGGGGCGCGAGCGCCGCCTGGCCATCTTCAACGAATGGCGCTATTTTTCCGGCGCGGGCGCGGTCAGCAGCAGCGGCTTGTGGAATGCCAGCGGGGCCGAACGCAATTACATCCGCCTCGACAGCTACTGGCTGCGCGAGGACGAGACCAGCATGCGCAGCCTGCAGGTCGGCGACTTTGTGAGCGGTTCGCTGAGCTGGTCGCGCGCGCTGCGCATGGGCGGCGTGCAGTGGCGCCGCAATTTCGACCTGCGCCCCGACCTGCTGACCTACCCGGTGGCCTCGCTCGGCGGCTCGGCCGTGGTGCCGGGCGTGCTGCAGCTGTATGTGAATGGCGTGCAGCAGTACAGCGCCGAGGTGCCGAGCGGGCCGTTCGTGGTGCGCCAGATCGCCGGCTTGAACGGGGCGGGCCAGGCCACCGTCGTCACGCGCGATGCGGCCGGGCGCGCCGTCAGCGCCACGCTGCCGCTGTATGTCGATACGCGCATGCTGGGCGAAGGCTTGAGCGACTACGCGCTGGAGCTGGGCGCGCTGCGGCGCGGTTATGGCAGCCGCTCGTTCGGCTACGCCTTGCCGGCCGCCAGCGCGTCCTGGCGCCACGGCCTGTCGCCGAGCCTGACGCTGGAGGCGCATGGCGAGGCGGGCGGCCACCTTGTGAATGGCGGCGGCGGCCTGCTGTGGCGCCTGGGCCAGGCGGGCGTGTTGAGCGCGGCGCTAGCCGGCAGCTATCACAGCCGCGCGCTGCCGCCGCCGGCGGCGGGAGGCCTGGGCGGCACGGCGGGCGTACCCGCCAGCGGCAATGGGGCGGGCGCGGTGCCGGTGGAGGAGGGCGCGGCGCGGCGCGGTGGCGGCCAGTTGGCGCTCGGCTATCAGTACCTGGGCCGGCGCTTCAGTTTCGATATGCTCAGCGTGCGTGCCAGCCGCGGCTATGCCGACCTGGGCAGCGCGCAAGGCACACCGGTGCTGCGCGGCAGCGACCGCATGGCGCTGAACCTGGCGCTCTCGTCGAGCCAGAGCCTGAGCCTGGCGTACACCGGCGCGCGCCACCCGGTGCAGCCGGCGGCGCGCATTGCCGCGCTGTCATATTCGCTTAGCATGGGCAATGGGGTCTACCTGGGCCTGAGCGCTTTCCGCGACCTCCGGGACCGCGCCGTGCGCGGCCTGTTCTTCAATCTCAGCTATTCCTTCGACAACCGCATCAACGCGGCGGCCAGCAACGGCCGCCAGAATGGCGTGCATAGCAAGCTGCTCAGCCTGACGCGCGCGCCGGACTTCGGCGGCGGCTTCGGCTGGGCGCTGCAAAAAGGCCGTATCGACCAGACGGCGGTGGACCAGGCCCAGGTCCAGTATCTGGGCGATGCCGGCCAGCTCAGCCTGCTGACCCAGGGCCGCGCCGGCCAGCGCGGCACTTCGCTCGGCGCCAGCGGCGCGCTGGTGGCGATGGACGGCACCGTGGTGGCCGCGCGCCAGGTGGGCAGCGGCTTCGCGCTGGTTTCGACCGGCGTGGCCGGTGTGCCGGTGGTGCACGAGAACCGCGAGATCGGGCATACCGGCCGCAGCGGCTATCTGCTGGTGCCGAATCTGCTGCCGTATGCGCTGAACCGGCTGGCCATCGATACCGGCGGACTGGCCGCCGACGTGCGCGTGCGCAATGCGCGCGCCGAGGTGGCGCCGCGCCGGCTGGCGGGCGTGCTGGCCGCCTTCCCGGTCGAGCGCTACCGCGCCGCCACCATCGTCGTGCAGCAGGCCGACGGCACGCCGATGCCGGTCGGCACGCCGGTGCGCCATGTGCAGAGCGGGGCGGAGGCCGTGATCGGTTACGACGGCATGACGTTCGTCGATGAACTGGGCGAGGAGAACGAGCTGGTGCTGGGCAAGCCGGGCGCGCAGTGCAGCGTGCGTTTCCGCTACCGGCCGCCGGCCGGCAGCGCCTTGCCGGTGCTGGGGCCCTTCCCCTGCCTGCCGGCGGCGGGAGGGCGCTGA
- a CDS encoding molecular chaperone: protein MAPGLAVRLGTLLLWLGGAAAAANLQISPVNLAFRPGQAALSLQLQNYGETPIFGQVRVYAWDQQGGDDVLQPTELLLASPPLMQIPPKTSQTIRLVRRDGGAAAGNEQSFRLLIDEIPREDEAGGGVAIRLRYSVPVFMAPVQDNGAPDLAWMFYRKDGAWHLRLRNSGSLHAQIGATVVANAAGKEYEVSKGLLGYALAGRTREWRLPLEAAAQLEGPLTIRTSINARPQTAASTAAAP from the coding sequence ATGGCCCCCGGTCTGGCCGTCCGCCTGGGCACGCTCCTGCTCTGGCTGGGCGGCGCGGCCGCCGCCGCCAATCTGCAGATCTCGCCGGTGAACCTGGCCTTCCGCCCGGGCCAGGCGGCGCTCAGCCTGCAATTGCAGAACTATGGCGAGACGCCGATCTTCGGCCAGGTGCGGGTCTATGCCTGGGACCAGCAGGGCGGCGACGATGTCCTGCAGCCGACCGAACTGCTGCTGGCCAGCCCGCCGCTGATGCAGATTCCGCCCAAGACCAGCCAGACCATCCGCCTGGTGCGGCGCGACGGCGGCGCCGCGGCCGGCAATGAGCAGAGCTTCCGCCTGCTGATCGATGAAATTCCGCGCGAGGACGAGGCCGGTGGCGGCGTGGCGATCCGGCTGCGCTATTCGGTGCCGGTGTTCATGGCGCCAGTCCAGGACAACGGCGCGCCGGACTTGGCTTGGATGTTTTACCGTAAGGACGGCGCCTGGCATTTGCGGCTGCGCAACAGCGGCAGCCTGCATGCCCAGATCGGCGCCACCGTGGTCGCCAACGCGGCCGGCAAGGAATATGAAGTGAGCAAGGGCTTGCTGGGCTATGCGCTGGCGGGCCGCACGCGCGAATGGCGTTTGCCGCTGGAGGCGGCGGCGCAACTGGAGGGACCGCTGACCATCCGTACCAGCATCAATGCGCGGCCGCAGACGGCCGCCAGCACGGCGGCGGCGCCTTAG
- a CDS encoding spore coat U domain-containing protein, with protein sequence MKLARRFHTAILLAAGVPLLVSAAVYTNGSKTATFDVTMKIIADCTIAASNLDFGQSQGVLNATVAVNTTINVTCTNTTPYNLGLSAGTGTGSTGTTRYMSGTGGNTGTVRFNLYQTAGATLWGDTQGTDTRSGTGTGALQAITVYGEVPAQTTPAPDTYKSTITATVYF encoded by the coding sequence ATGAAGCTCGCCAGGCGCTTTCATACCGCCATTCTGCTTGCGGCCGGCGTGCCGCTGCTGGTCTCGGCTGCCGTGTATACCAATGGCAGCAAGACGGCGACTTTCGATGTGACGATGAAGATCATCGCCGATTGCACCATTGCCGCCTCCAACCTGGACTTTGGCCAGTCGCAGGGCGTGCTGAACGCGACGGTGGCGGTGAATACCACGATCAATGTCACCTGCACCAACACCACCCCGTATAACCTGGGCTTGAGCGCCGGCACGGGCACCGGTTCGACCGGCACCACGCGCTATATGAGCGGCACCGGCGGCAACACCGGCACGGTGCGCTTCAATCTGTACCAGACGGCGGGCGCCACGCTGTGGGGCGATACCCAGGGCACGGATACGCGCAGCGGCACCGGCACCGGCGCCTTGCAGGCGATTACCGTGTATGGCGAGGTGCCGGCGCAGACCACTCCCGCGCCGGACACCTATAAGTCGACCATTACCGCCACCGTGTACTTCTAA
- a CDS encoding response regulator, which translates to MYLTNDAHVHSILIVDDSAFEQRMLVDLLSEQAYRVAVAFNGLQGYQLALADRPDLILLDVRMPNMDGYTACRLLKANPVTHDIPIIFLSGADAVEDRIMGLSIGGVDYVSKPFTPGELAARIHVHLNLMRRAPEAAPASEDEPAASDPDAVTVSAAKRLISDNLAALPSLAEIARSVGTYREKLSLLFREHTGMTVFAFIREERIARSLELLRDTDIDVQDIALLVGFNNAGNFATAFREKTGQTPSAYRHSAQAQAKDG; encoded by the coding sequence ATGTACCTGACCAATGATGCCCATGTGCACAGCATTCTGATCGTGGACGACTCTGCGTTCGAGCAGCGCATGCTGGTCGATTTACTGAGCGAACAGGCTTACCGCGTGGCGGTCGCCTTCAACGGCCTGCAGGGCTACCAATTGGCGCTGGCCGACCGGCCCGACCTGATCCTGCTCGATGTGCGCATGCCGAATATGGACGGCTACACCGCCTGCCGCCTGCTGAAGGCCAATCCGGTCACGCACGACATCCCCATCATTTTCCTCAGCGGCGCCGACGCGGTGGAGGACCGCATCATGGGCCTGTCGATCGGCGGCGTCGATTATGTGTCCAAACCCTTCACGCCGGGCGAACTGGCGGCGCGCATCCACGTCCACCTGAACCTGATGCGGCGCGCGCCCGAAGCGGCCCCGGCCAGCGAGGATGAACCGGCCGCCAGCGATCCCGACGCCGTCACCGTCAGCGCCGCCAAGCGCCTGATTTCGGACAATCTGGCCGCCCTGCCCAGCCTGGCCGAAATCGCGCGCAGCGTCGGCACCTACCGCGAAAAACTCTCGCTGCTGTTTCGCGAACACACCGGCATGACCGTGTTCGCCTTCATCCGCGAAGAACGCATCGCGCGCAGCCTCGAACTGCTGCGCGACACCGACATCGACGTGCAGGACATCGCCCTGCTGGTCGGCTTCAACAACGCCGGCAACTTCGCCACCGCCTTCCGCGAAAAGACCGGCCAAACCCCGAGCGCCTACCGCCACAGCGCCCAGGCGCAAGCCAAAGACGGCTGA
- a CDS encoding TonB-dependent receptor produces the protein MFKPLSITLAIAAAFPHFAAAQEVERVIVTGSNIRTTQKEGASAVQVISAKELAATGKTNVADILRSISANSGNSYNEQYTGSFSAGTAGLSLRGLGQQNTLILVNGKRVASYATAQELKETFVDLNSLPMAAVQRIEVLKDGASSVYGSDAVAGVVNIILYKEFTGTETSVQVGSSTEGTGQTEKSASLQTGFGNLDEKGWSVVFSLDALKRDKLQQSDVDWLAGSDFRNQANGSRTWVPTNYVNGDATQLLGGLQGPLELLPYGEITPGKKGQVLAYNPAPYKTLIPGIKRVHSSLRGTLRLSEQTEAYADLLYGHSQADQTFAAPLSVGSGLRAWNNGKQALDTIPVLLPVGHPNNPTAKPLPFTANLFDLGPRMKQDKVDFFRALAGVKGSYLGWDYDVSLAHSGSKLKETVQNFVNRYEFEKVLADGSYNFADQSKNSEAVRNRLRLSTLRPAESKLSVVDFNASKELAELPAGPLGFAFGAQWRREEMDSNTSTAVLSGTELRPAINIIKGTRDVSALFAELNVPVVKDLTVNLAGRADHYNDFGNAFSPKGSVRYQAAPWLLLRGTVSRGFRAPSLPEITNSTSVSYGSVLDPRDPVAPNQARGVTNITAANAKLNPERSTNLNLGIVLAPSSRTSVAVDYYRIKTKGVIDTETAENIIATEAQFPGKIVRDAQGRILTLYRQYANQGDRLVSGFDIDLRQSFAAQPWGKLSLNAQLSRVLKFEQPLALGEAATNGAGTNHFGSIPKWRGVTGLTWEYAAFSSTLNWNYVDGYQQVSNEGERVKPVGTLDLTVAWKLNPATTLSLIVQNLTDKRPSWDSSTSFFDFTQSDPRGRFAAVKLNYKF, from the coding sequence ATGTTCAAGCCGCTCAGCATCACCCTGGCCATCGCCGCCGCCTTCCCGCACTTCGCCGCCGCCCAAGAGGTGGAACGCGTTATCGTGACGGGCTCGAATATCCGCACCACGCAGAAGGAGGGCGCCAGCGCCGTCCAGGTCATCTCGGCCAAGGAACTGGCCGCCACCGGCAAGACCAATGTGGCCGACATCCTGCGCAGCATCTCCGCCAACAGCGGCAACAGCTATAACGAGCAGTACACCGGCAGCTTCTCGGCCGGCACCGCGGGCTTGTCGCTGCGCGGCCTGGGCCAGCAGAACACCCTGATCCTGGTCAACGGCAAGCGCGTGGCCAGCTATGCCACGGCGCAGGAATTGAAGGAGACCTTTGTCGACCTGAACAGCTTGCCGATGGCCGCCGTGCAGCGCATCGAGGTGCTGAAGGATGGCGCCTCCTCGGTCTACGGTTCGGACGCGGTGGCCGGCGTGGTCAACATCATTCTCTACAAGGAATTCACGGGCACCGAAACCAGCGTGCAGGTGGGCAGCTCGACCGAAGGCACGGGCCAGACGGAAAAGAGCGCCAGCCTGCAGACCGGCTTCGGCAACCTCGACGAGAAAGGCTGGAGCGTGGTGTTCTCGCTCGACGCGCTCAAGCGCGACAAGCTGCAGCAAAGCGATGTCGACTGGCTGGCCGGCAGCGATTTCCGCAACCAGGCCAATGGCAGCCGCACTTGGGTGCCGACCAATTATGTGAACGGCGACGCCACCCAGCTGCTGGGCGGCCTGCAAGGCCCGCTCGAACTGCTGCCGTACGGCGAGATCACCCCTGGCAAGAAGGGCCAGGTGCTGGCGTACAACCCGGCGCCGTACAAGACCCTGATCCCCGGCATCAAGCGCGTGCACAGCTCGCTGCGCGGCACCTTGCGCCTGAGCGAGCAGACCGAAGCCTATGCCGACCTGCTGTACGGCCACTCGCAGGCCGACCAGACCTTTGCCGCGCCGCTGTCGGTGGGCAGCGGCCTGCGCGCCTGGAACAACGGCAAGCAGGCGCTCGACACCATCCCCGTGCTGCTGCCGGTCGGCCATCCCAACAACCCCACCGCTAAGCCGCTGCCCTTCACCGCCAATCTGTTCGACCTCGGCCCGCGCATGAAGCAGGACAAGGTCGACTTCTTCCGCGCCCTGGCCGGCGTCAAGGGCAGTTATCTGGGCTGGGACTACGATGTCTCGCTGGCCCATTCCGGCAGCAAGCTCAAGGAAACCGTCCAGAACTTCGTCAACCGCTACGAATTCGAAAAAGTGCTGGCCGACGGCAGCTATAACTTCGCCGACCAGTCGAAAAACAGCGAGGCCGTGCGCAACCGCCTGCGCCTGTCGACCTTGCGTCCGGCCGAATCGAAATTGAGCGTGGTCGACTTCAATGCCTCGAAAGAGCTGGCCGAGCTGCCGGCCGGTCCGCTCGGCTTCGCTTTCGGCGCCCAATGGCGCCGCGAAGAGATGGATTCCAACACCTCGACCGCCGTGTTGTCGGGCACCGAGCTGCGGCCCGCCATCAATATCATCAAGGGTACGCGCGACGTGAGCGCCCTGTTTGCCGAGTTGAACGTGCCGGTCGTCAAAGACCTGACCGTCAACCTGGCCGGCCGCGCCGACCATTACAACGACTTCGGCAACGCCTTCTCGCCCAAGGGCAGCGTGCGCTACCAGGCCGCGCCGTGGCTGCTGCTGCGCGGCACCGTGTCGCGCGGCTTCCGCGCCCCGTCGCTGCCGGAGATCACCAACTCGACCTCGGTCAGCTATGGCAGCGTGCTCGACCCGCGCGATCCGGTGGCGCCGAACCAGGCGCGCGGCGTGACCAATATCACGGCCGCCAACGCCAAGCTCAATCCCGAGCGCTCGACCAACCTGAATCTGGGCATCGTGCTGGCGCCGAGCAGCCGCACCAGCGTCGCCGTCGACTACTACCGCATCAAGACCAAGGGCGTGATCGACACTGAAACGGCGGAGAACATCATCGCCACCGAAGCCCAGTTCCCCGGCAAGATCGTGCGCGACGCCCAGGGCCGCATCCTGACCCTGTACCGCCAGTACGCCAACCAGGGCGACCGCCTGGTATCGGGCTTCGACATCGACCTGCGCCAAAGCTTCGCGGCCCAGCCGTGGGGCAAGCTCAGCCTGAACGCCCAGCTCAGCCGCGTGCTCAAGTTCGAACAACCGCTGGCCCTGGGTGAAGCGGCGACCAACGGCGCCGGCACCAACCACTTCGGCTCGATTCCGAAATGGCGCGGCGTCACCGGCCTGACCTGGGAGTATGCCGCCTTCAGCAGCACGCTGAACTGGAACTACGTCGACGGCTACCAGCAGGTCAGCAACGAAGGCGAGCGCGTCAAGCCGGTTGGCACCTTGGACTTAACGGTGGCCTGGAAACTCAACCCCGCCACGACGCTGAGCCTGATCGTCCAGAACCTGACGGACAAACGCCCTTCGTGGGACTCGTCCACCAGCTTCTTCGACTTCACCCAGTCCGACCCGCGCGGCCGCTTCGCCGCCGTCAAGCTGAACTACAAGTTCTAA
- a CDS encoding BlaI/MecI/CopY family transcriptional regulator, giving the protein MNTPLPKPTPAELELLQYLWPLGSATAKQVHEAMLADKPELGYGAVLRLLQIMHGKGLLIRDESQRSHVYAPAQAKDAMQGNLLQDLLQRAFSGSAKALVLAALRSGISKQERAEIEALLKEEKK; this is encoded by the coding sequence ATGAACACGCCGCTCCCCAAGCCGACGCCGGCCGAACTCGAACTGCTGCAGTACCTGTGGCCGCTCGGCAGCGCCACCGCCAAACAAGTCCATGAAGCCATGCTGGCCGACAAGCCCGAGCTCGGTTACGGCGCCGTGCTGCGCCTGCTGCAAATCATGCACGGCAAGGGCCTGCTGATCCGCGACGAGAGCCAGCGTTCCCACGTGTATGCGCCGGCCCAGGCCAAGGATGCGATGCAGGGCAATCTGCTGCAGGACTTGCTGCAGCGCGCCTTCTCCGGCTCGGCCAAGGCCCTGGTGCTGGCCGCGCTGCGCAGCGGCATCAGCAAGCAGGAGCGCGCCGAGATCGAAGCCCTGCTCAAAGAGGAGAAGAAATGA